GAAAACAGCGGAGGCAGCTGTCATGACAGTCAGTCTCAGATTCAAATAGCTTCTTTGTTGACTCACCAGTTTGAAGAAatccaccaaagagacacaaagcttTCTCTGTGCAGTCGCTACGTCTATCACTGACACGTCACCTGCTGTCAGGTCCATTCTCTGCAGGGTGGGGAAAGTCATTCTGGGATATATAGGAAGTCATAAACTGAAgtatgagagagacagaagtaGTCCAATACTTAATCACAAAATCACTGCTAATTTATAAAAGTGTACACAGGTGGGCTTTTCCTTTCATCACAGCTTTCTGAGTGACTGGTTGGTTAAGTACCATTATGTATTATGCAATCAGTGACACACACAACCTCTCCTGTCTATCTTGGAGGAGAGATTCCTTTCAGATACTTTGCTTTTCTCAGTAAAAGCCATCTGCCACCTGAGTCACAATTTCTTCACAGCACAAAGGTCATAGCTGCACCAGTTGTTTTGTCTGCGctcacatttctcctgcaagAAGCTGTTCTCaaataactgtatttttttttcatgtctatGCTTTTTAGCTCTTCTCCCTCCTGTTAACCGGATCCGTCCTCGCaatcctccccctcctccgcCAACAGTCTCCGCGGAAGCCAAATCACCGAAATCCCTCCACTCTACCTCCAAGGATATTGAACAGTTGGAAAAGAGCAAGGAGGTGAAGAAGGCTGTGAAGCCCACACCCTTCTACGAAAATGCTGAATTTCACAATAAACAGCAGGCAGCCTCTTCCATCAATGCGactcctcagcagcagacacTGCCTCGAAAAACAGGTACTGTGAATGTGCCAATATCAACGGAGAACATCACTCAAATTAAGAATTCccatatgttatttccatggctgaGTAAAggtcaatcaatatttgtgaacatgagctgttctctctcaaagccagaaaccagaggaggaagtctcaaacttgtgatgtcatggtatataaagtctggagctgctccaaagacaatgaatgggagcctgattttgtggacctacagaatgtttgttttctttttttacacccaaatgagctttattctgttgACGTGTTCTCAGtcgtgaaacagaaaatgtacatatAAACTCCAAACATCCCCCTGGGTGCTCTCCGCATCATCcagaacatctttcccaattcattgtctaaggagcagctccagacttcgTACCCTATGACAACACAAATTtaagttttagcactctagtttttggatttgggagagagagGTTGACATTTTctcatatttttggactgtctttgaccataggaataacatgaaTGAATTTAGAAACTCAGCTCATTCCTACTCCAactttgtcacatatcaacgcttggtcatggacttgcCATGTCCAGATACagcatgcaaggtaccctgggtgcgttggttgttgatgttatgTACAACACTGCACATTGATGCAActaacacatgtggttgggttaaggcaacaaaatcacgtggttaggtttaggggaaaaaagaacagggtttggattTACAGTCTTACGGGATGCAAACAcagctctcccaggtgaaagtctgtgtttgttggacccatccaccacccctcttgCTCACCCCACTTGGAGTTTCTCTGCCTTACTTTTCATTCTTGTTCCGCTGCATCATTAAGCTATAAAGGCAACTAGCCGGGCATTATGCCACTGTAAAGATGGctttgtttgttggtgtgtgACGCTGCAAGGCACTGCCCAAACATCGGAGACCGGGTTGTGAAAATTGGGCGTGTTCTCCTGTAGTGTAAATGTGCTGTTAAACAATTACAATTATTTTCAACAAGTAATTAACCTCTTATTTCAGCGTTGTCCCCTCAGTCACAGTCCACTGAGGGctaccaaacaaaaacaatgaaacaaaacattaaaaagtgtttttttcaatCAGGAAACTTTGGCTCTCTTTTTCAGAAACAATCCAATTTATGGGATTGGTACAGAAGTGTAATGCATTtagttgagaaaaaaaacattgtgtgtTTATTCTGAATCAACAAAattattatctcagaattaGTTTTCCCAGAAAGAAATCTGCTCTTGTTGTTCTGAATTTCCTagattattatctcagaattaTGCGAAAAAATTATAATGGaattttttgtgtctgtattaaCACATTAATAATCTCGGTAGTTTAGAAAGATCTGAATTAACAAGATTGTTACCAAAGGAAAAAAGAGTAGGTTCTTTTCTCCATCAAAACAgttctcagaattctgagataATAATTTTGTTAATTTAGAAAAATGAAGTGAATACATTACGCTTTCATAGACTGGTGCATCACAAGAGagagaaatatgttttaatggGAATGTAAACACTAGCCCTTTAACTCTTTAGTTGTATTCATAGACAGAGACTGAGCTGCAGGTTGTATCACTGTGTTTAGTGGTCCAAAGCTCTTATGTAGGAATGTCATTAATCTGCAGCCTTCAAGATGCGTGACAGCTTTGTTtatttgggtgaactgttcctttaacacaCTGCTCCTGTCTGCTTTACCCAGCTCTTCTCCCACCACACATGAAACCTGCAGCAAACACCAAGTCCCCTCCTTACAGCCAGCCACTTCCTTCCTCCAGTACCAACAGTCAGAGTTTTACCTACGACATCCCGGACAATGAGCCAGATTTAAATGCGCATCCCTGGGACCCAAACTATTCGTACACTGCACCAGAAGGCGCTGGGGGTGAGGTGAAGCTGCCAGCTGATACTAACAGTGTGTCGGCCCAGACATCAAGtaaacagaattttttttggTCAATACAACATAATGTATTTTCCAGATTTGGTGCTGCTTTGTGCGAACAGATTTAAAGACCAGTCAGCTCATCCTAGTTTATTCTGCTCTTAGCCCCACCTCTTCCTCCGAGACCTTCATTCATGAAGTCAATGCCAGAGTACCTGGTGCTGTTACCTGCGGGCCAGCTGTTGCCCTCATCGTCTCAGAAATCAAAATCACAATGTATCCCAACACCTACGCATAAAGGTAAATGTCTCCTTCAGGTTGTCAAAAGAATAACTCTCATTGTGAATGTTTTACTCCACCAATGCCTtgaacttaaagggacagttcaccccaaaatcaaaaatacatatttttcatcttatctgtagtgctgtttatcagtctagatctTTTTGATGTGAGTTGTAGAGtgttggctgtagagatgtctgccttctctccaatataatgggactagatggcactcggcttgtggtgctcaaagtgctaaaaaaaatacatttaaaaaatttaaggtcaatgtttctttccagaaatgatgatctggttactcaagataatccacagattttgttgtgaacagtttcatgtaggaactacagCCACTAACCATATCACCAAGCCCTCAACAAGCATGCATCTACTTAGCACATGCCCTCAGGAACAATGCGTAGCCTTGCagccaatttttcccagtggccacttgcagTATTGTAGTGAAAAAATCCCATGCGACCCAGAGTATTTTCCCCATGGGCCACCATGATAAAAGAGACATCAACTggacaccttgaactgcaaacaaaggtcagttatgactctttctatatgattattttttatcCATGTTTATATATTTGTAAGCTTTCCTAGAGCCAAGAAAAGGCTTTTTAACTTCATTTAAACACATCTGTTCCTGCTCCACGCATGAGTGCCTGAAGTTCATCTTTTGTTCCCATGTACTGACCCTTTTCTTCAAGAGCACCTGGGTTTTTTCTTGAGTATCATGTGATTAAGACGGTCCTCGAGCACACTACTATCTCATTCTTCAAAGCCAAGAAAAGCGTTTTAAAACTCTGTGACGTCATCACAATGTATAGTCTATAAGCTGAGCACGGACTTGCGGGGGAGACATTACTGCACAAGTAAATCCAGAAGCTAAAaactttatttgtgtgtgcCAGGCAAGCAACTCCACTGGAATGAATAGGCTCCATCATGGCAACTGGTCCAGTCGTGGGGTCCAGATttttccttagtcattagtttgagatcccataattaaatatattcagcatcatacttgcatttgggcATTTTGCTGAGCTAGTTTGCCGtcaatttaaaataaagcgtatttgcgagtcacttgctaGTCATTGTTAATGTCTCGCGCTGTCACAAGCCTTTCTTCTGtaagtagatgcacgcttccatctgtgcagtgatatagttggcgggtgtagttcagaaagaaaatagttcctacatggaaGTGCTCACAACAAATTCtgcggattatcttgagtaaccaggtcatagTTTCccaaaagagacattgctgttgagtttttcaaatgtatttatctggcgctttgagcaccacaagccgagtgccatccagttccattatattaagagaaggcagacatctctacggctgatatctccatcACACAaatggcactacaggtaagaggaaaaatatgcatttcttCATTTCATTTGGACTGTCACTTTATCTTTAACAACTAAACTCCATCTTAAATGCCACATTAAATAGATAGGTCTTTAATTTActtataaaaatgtttatttttttaacgaTCTCGTTCCAAACTCATGATCAGTAGATAAGGGGCCTCTGCCGGGGAATCCCAATGTGCTCCTTGTCAGTTTAGGAAAATTACTCTCAGAGGAAAGAGGTCAGTAAACTTTTATCATCACCATAAAATCTTCATTATCGCCCATCTACTTTGATTCTCAGTCTTATTGGCTTATGACTGTAATGATGTTTGCATATTTCCAGTGGAGACCATCCAAGGAGAACCCACCTCCTGTTCCCAGTGCGGTTCTGTGCTGGACACCTGCTACGACAATGTGGTAATTACATGCTGTATCTTTCATTCCATCTTCATCCTGAAACTGATAAGTGGCAACATGATTAAGAGGCATTGATCTTGAATGTGGATAATAACTGTAAATCTCCTTGTAATCATTACTGTGAAATACAGAGCATGACAAGTATTATTGATCATAACATAATGAATCAATGGATACTCAGTAATGTTGGTAATGTTTCTCAATGAAACTAACATTCTCTCCTTATGTTGAACTACAGGTTAATGAGTGTTACTTCTGTCAGCCCTGGGAGCAAACCAGCACACCCAGTATACCTCCGTGTCCTCTAAGTGGTCACCAGGATGGCCTCTTTTTGCTCTGTCCCAGTGAAAAGACCCTGTGCGCGACTGACACTCTGCTGCTCTTCTGTATTGACATCTCAGGCTCAATGAGCATCACCTCTCAGGTAAAACCACATGACCTGACACTGATCTGTTTACTGTTAAAGCCGTCTGTGACAGCTGGTGTTTCAAAGGCTCAATCTCTGTTGTTTTAAGGTGTCGGAGGGAGAGCATGTCTTCCACAGATCCCGTCTCCAGGTGAGGCCTCTTGTGTAAGcctgaaaacaaacactgtgtgaGTCTTAACATACTGTAGGTAGAGTCCATTAAACTCTACACAACATCATGTGTACATGCACAACACAGAGTACTATAACAGTAGCAGCTGTCCAAAGATGGTTTAAGATGCAGTTGTTGATAAGAAGTCATTGTCTTCAAAATCAGTTTGTCCAGGAAGCGGTGTTGCAGTGTGTTTGGACACTAAGTCAGCAAAATCCTGACATACGAGTGGGACTCATCACCTTCAACAGTCAGGTACGTACATGATCATCATAGACTTGatcctcctcttttttttattatctatGTCTGTTACTTAGGTTTGTGTCTGACATAAATGTGATtcgtttttcattattttcctgTATAGAAATGCAAGTGAGTGCAAATGCAAgttgttactgttgccttttcataaaggaatacttcacctgcaaaatgaccaactGTCTAAccattactcaccctgtgtaatgttgaattcatgaaggaaACTTTGTCTTCCTTGCATGCCTGTacggtgaacggagaatccataaagagaaaatttatttaacgacagcaaaactatatcatacaaaatgttacaaatgtttttaagcaaaaatgcatatttgGAAAGTATTGATCATAttactgaataaatgagacttggattatactgagTGAGTTGTgcagagtttgtgaacagataTTTTGATAGGAACCcttttcaattcaatttgtGAGGAaggctcttttttttatttgttatttactGTAGAGGCATGCGAAAATACAAATTTTTCTTCACATGTTGAAGGTAAAAAGTGGTGAGCAACTAACGCACAAATGGTCATAatgcaggtgaagtattcctttaaccctTGATGTTTGTGTTGCCAGGTGACAGTACATGGAAATGAGAATTTCACGTCACATTCCCTGTGTGGTCCTGAGTTGTCTGACAGCAACTTTCTGAAAGAGGCTGCAATTAGTTTCCCCATTCCACCTCCACTCTCACAGACTAAGGACTACCTACAGAGACAAGTCATGGGGTAAGACGAtcagttgttttgtcttttattgcATAATAGAAACGCTATCCtcagactagaaaagtgcactcagtagagcgcagacctccgccaggTGACAGCTATTCACAGTTAGAGAATGCACGTGGCATTGCTAGGCCCGGGAGAATTGTCCCTCTAATCTCCCTTACAGTCACGATGGCGACAAAGTTAAGGGGTGCCTTATGGTGCCTAACCTTAGTTGATCCTAACATGCCcggtatggaattaatctgcagatgctccagtacaaaatgagaccaaacttttctatcggtgtcagtttttgagccacgaCGAAGGCCAGTAAGGGACCTTGTTTTTAGCGGAGTCAATTTTCGGAAATTCCTTTCGCTCTCTGCTTTTGCTACATGATTTTGTTGCAGACCTGTGGCCCCTACGGTCCGGTttagaggagtgaggagtcagcagtgaatgatggtataaaacagtcaataaaacacgTTTTCAACAATTGTGAATCACCACAACCACGAGAGGTCCTTTAGCATACAATTGTAAatgtgcactcaaaatattaggctgattggtccagtagtttgcgagATTAGCTGCTACAGACAGATACTCATActtacacatgcatacacacacgaTACACAGGGATAATAAcatgttgatttgatttgatttttgattttgattttcctTGTTGAAAGATTATCTGAAGGTGGGACCACAGCTCTTGGTCCAGCTGCTCTCCTCACGATTGCAATAGCCTCCAGACAGCCAGGGGCCAAGGTAGGTTTGGTCATATTTACAACATCACACCAGTGCATGTTTTTAGTCCATAGATGATATAAAAGGAAACAGGTATACTGCACTGTGATGGTCACCTGTACTCATTTTATTTGAATAGATTTGTTTCTTGGCCATTTTCAATTTGTAAATTCTCTAAAAACAACACAATCCTGACCTGCTATCCCCGCTGATCTTGAAGGTGATTATCTGTACAGATGGGAAAGCCAACACAGAATTGGGGAATCTGGAGGTAGAGGATAATGATGCTTGCACCCTTCTCTCATCTACCATCTTCTACCAGGAGCTGGGGGACTATGCTGCTAAACAGGGGTTGGTACACATCTCCTCATCAATGTCGAGAATAGAACAAGCATTAAAATCAATATCATACTGCTGAGATGACAGTTAACACGCATTTTCACATGAATCACTGCTgctccgccaacaaaaataactATAAGGCTGTAACCAGTAATTATATTAGTACTAATGAGGGCCTATAAAGGCTTATTATGGCTCGAGTGGTCTGGTGCTGTGCTGTAATGAAGTTCATACTTCTTTCATTAGTGTGACAGTGTCTGTGCTGGCCATAGAGGGAACAGACTGCAGGCTGGATGAGCTGGGAAGACTCGCTGATCGCACTGGAGGGAAAGTAAGATTTGTTGTATTGTGTATCAACATTTGGCAGATTTTTATACGGAGTGCCAGTATTTTTATTATGTATATCACTCATCAGATgttgttatctgtgtgtttggtccCCTAGGTGGTGATAGCAAGCCCCAATAGGTTGCACCAAGAGTTTGAGCAGATCGTCGAGAACAGGACCATCGCTACACACTGCACTGTCACATTACTGCTGCCCAACTCACTGTACGTTCTGCACTGTGCATACCTTTATTACTAATATTTCTAAATTCTTCATCAAGTAGTCTAGTCAGCACATGAATGCACTTAAAATTACTTGAATAATAACCACTGACTGATGTTGGTCCAGGTGTATGAGAGGCGAGAAGGAGGCAGGACACATAGGGACCAGAGAGGTGGGGAATGTGGACCCAGCTACAGAGATTACCTTCCAGTTTGGAGCTAATGAACAGGCCGCAGAAGGTGAGAAGAAACTGGTACAGTATGTCACCACTGACAGGCTGGGTAGTTTGGCATGCATGACAGTGTCTCACTGCAGACTATGAATCTGCATCCATGTCTTGCCACCACACATAGCTGCAGCCCAATGCTTTCATCCTGAAACTTCCCTGAATGGGCCTCAGGAAGTTccttaaaatagaaataaataagttTTTTGATGGTGATGTAAAGATTGATTGCACAATATAATGGCTATAGAATAACGATACCATCTGCGTTTAGACAGGGTCCTTGTAAACCTCGTTTTTGCTTTGCTATCCTGTCTTCTACCTAGTATGATCTCCTGGGGCAATGTAGGCTGGATTTACAGCGCAAAGGAAGTTCGTCAACCATTGCACAAAATAAACATTATACAATTATGGATGTAGCCACAGTGATGCCACCCATTTTGAGGttttgagtttggcatttggccattgctgtcttgtttttttggagccagaagtgatcatatttggatgagacAATGGAGCTGGATCTGACTCACTGACTGTGGTGatgccttgcagacagcctctcactcaaagcagccactcCCTAAATAATTCCTAAATTTAAGCCTCAATAAATTTAAATGAAttttataaaaattcaccccctgtacagttgtcatgaaggggcaaattagctacagagaccaaaaccgtttcttgtaccaggctgtaaacatgtttatttctgctgtgaagttgggcatttttaaaTGGGTGTCTATGGGATTGAGTTGCGTATAGGTTGCAGGTATATTGGTtgcattcaaggaactgcagtttttgactcTTTCgtaatgactttatttttcagcccagaggttgccgcttgtGTGCAACCAAGACAGGAAGAGGACAGGGCTTTTGTTTTCCCCAGTAGCTGTCAGTAGCTATCCCTGTTTACCAAAGAGTATTAATGTAAGTTCTGTGCCATTACTATCCCCAGTAGCAGACAACCAAAGACAACCAAAGCACCTTTGAAAACTGTGTCAGTAGCTAGGCTAGGCTGTGCCCTCTAGAAGCAAGTCTTTGTAATAGATAGTtggttaggctgaccaaacgtcctcttttgcccggacatgtccacttttcacgtcctgtccagggcgtccggggggtgtttataaattgatgataatgtccggttttccttgtgtgtatgtgtgcgtgtgtgtgtgtgtgtgttagagcgcggcacgggccgcatatttctgtccgaacccgacagtcattctgttttgttatgtccgaaaccgaaccgagcccgacattatttaattactaaagcactgagtttgtgtcacacagttgttatggttacaagctatttaacaggccgggcgtgcaccGTGGGTGCTTCACCgagagggagacctctgtgtttgagacgggagcgggcggcaggaggtccgaggcttccagcgaggggagagggagaaatataacaaaataagataaaataagaaaacttgtctccctcttttattttattttcagcgtttaatcaaggcgggaGGTCCAAGagttccagcgaggggagaaacaaacagccagtgtgtgtgcatgttatgttcaggtgttgtcaagtaaataacagtccccaagcaataaacaggacagacaataggattttattttattatttttacgctacattttcactgaaagctgactgaaTCTGACCCGAGCCCAAAaataatttatacatttttgaccaaacccggcccgacccgtcaggtaggcctaccatcggGACCCGTCGAGTAGGCCTACTGTCGGGACCCATGGGGCTCcgatcgggtagccacactctagtgtgtgtatgtgtcccctatctatacGGGCCTATCTCAATTTCTgcctttgagagatattattttgtaatataactgaattttctatccatacatataaactttaaatatattaaaattataaggcatctttgagtaaacggtgagtatcatttaagtaggctatctcgtgaCCGGGCctagtgtcctcttttttggaaatcaaaatatggtcaccctatagTTGGTCATCTGAAAATCATCACTATATGATGAAGtcataactttggtgatcccctgattTCTCCTTTGTTGCCATCATTGGGTCCAAATATTAATTTGTCCAATATTTTGGTTTGTAACTAAATACCTGCCACAATATCCCATCGACCTTTGCTGTTCTTTGCATTTAGTGTCAATTAGCAACTGTTggcatgctaacaggctaagcTAAGAAGGTAAATCCTGGTAagtaaacatcagcatgttagcatagttgatgtgagcatgttagcatgctgatgttagcatcaGCTAAGTGGTGCTAAAGCCAGAGCTGACTCCTCATACAGGCCAGACAGGGTTCCCCAACTTAATATCCTCTTGCTATGACACATTAATGAGACCTTTTAAAGGATTTTATGTTCTCAGCAATGTTTATTTCCCGGGGTCAATCTGTTTAAGTCACCCACCTACAGCTCATAGCCTACTGATGTTATGCTCCTTCTTTTTGTACAATTTGAACTGCAATGTAAAACACCCACCtccctttgtttgtttgcaatTTGAACTGCGAAGGTAGCCCTTACCAATCTCTTACAATGTTAGTTCATGTCAAGAACGTTGGATCTTGAGAACACAGTACACTGGGAGCAGTTTGACTCATTCAGCCACTGCACCACTTATACTGGTATTTGCTAATTTTAGTTGTACATCTACATCTGTAAACCAAGCCAGGCAATGACACCATATGGTCACAAAGcaacacacactgtctctgtgCTCCAAAAACACTTATGtagattgttgtttttaaaaaaaaaaccctgaaaactTCGATTTATAATTGTgtcctttttgtgtttgtcttcaGCGTCAGTGCCTGCCCCTGGTAGCCGTGTGTCCATCCAGCTGCAGATCAGGTACAAACACAGGAAGGGACAGACAATGCTCAGAGTGATCACCGCGGAGAGAGATGTTACTGACGACAGGTGATAATAATGTTTCCataattacagtattttttttctctcttttgtgttttgagattacctctccctctctctctctctctctccctctctctctctctgtctctctctctctcacac
The nucleotide sequence above comes from Epinephelus lanceolatus isolate andai-2023 chromosome 21, ASM4190304v1, whole genome shotgun sequence. Encoded proteins:
- the LOC117246804 gene encoding circularly permutated Ras protein 1-like isoform X1, coding for MEFACGFVYVPPSVSHKDGQRPNVFKRSALLPPVNRIRPRNPPPPPPTVSAEAKSPKSLHSTSKDIEQLEKSKEVKKAVKPTPFYENAEFHNKQQAASSINATPQQQTLPRKTALLPPHMKPAANTKSPPYSQPLPSSSTNSQSFTYDIPDNEPDLNAHPWDPNYSYTAPEGAGGEVKLPADTNSVSAQTSTPPLPPRPSFMKSMPEYLVLLPAGQLLPSSSQKSKSQCIPTPTHKVDKGPLPGNPNVLLVSLGKLLSEERVETIQGEPTSCSQCGSVLDTCYDNVVNECYFCQPWEQTSTPSIPPCPLSGHQDGLFLLCPSEKTLCATDTLLLFCIDISGSMSITSQVSEGEHVFHRSRLQFVQEAVLQCVWTLSQQNPDIRVGLITFNSQVTVHGNENFTSHSLCGPELSDSNFLKEAAISFPIPPPLSQTKDYLQRQVMGLSEGGTTALGPAALLTIAIASRQPGAKVIICTDGKANTELGNLEVEDNDACTLLSSTIFYQELGDYAAKQGVTVSVLAIEGTDCRLDELGRLADRTGGKVVIASPNRLHQEFEQIVENRTIATHCTVTLLLPNSLCMRGEKEAGHIGTREVGNVDPATEITFQFGANEQAAEASVPAPGSRVSIQLQIRYKHRKGQTMLRVITAERDVTDDSSAALSSLSLAIIQLNSSQASAALAVRGRFVDARREGELQRKLIERAIEHNSSAEDHQTYQEWVKTMEPIYNNIHNFTRRQSVVSDLQSLTDAGAALLYTMKHSNRKSISVKNKHKL
- the LOC117246804 gene encoding circularly permutated Ras protein 1-like isoform X2 — encoded protein: MEFACGFVYVPPSVSHKDGQRPNVFKRSALLPPVNRIRPRNPPPPPPTVSAEAKSPKSLHSTSKDIEQLEKSKEVKKAVKPTPFYENAEFHNKQQAASSINATPQQQTLPRKTALLPPHMKPAANTKSPPYSQPLPSSSTNSQSFTYDIPDNEPDLNAHPWDPNYSYTAPEGAGGEVKLPADTNSVSAQTSTPPLPPRPSFMKSMPEYLVLLPAGQLLPSSSQKSKSQCIPTPTHKDKGPLPGNPNVLLVSLGKLLSEERVETIQGEPTSCSQCGSVLDTCYDNVVNECYFCQPWEQTSTPSIPPCPLSGHQDGLFLLCPSEKTLCATDTLLLFCIDISGSMSITSQVSEGEHVFHRSRLQFVQEAVLQCVWTLSQQNPDIRVGLITFNSQVTVHGNENFTSHSLCGPELSDSNFLKEAAISFPIPPPLSQTKDYLQRQVMGLSEGGTTALGPAALLTIAIASRQPGAKVIICTDGKANTELGNLEVEDNDACTLLSSTIFYQELGDYAAKQGVTVSVLAIEGTDCRLDELGRLADRTGGKVVIASPNRLHQEFEQIVENRTIATHCTVTLLLPNSLCMRGEKEAGHIGTREVGNVDPATEITFQFGANEQAAEASVPAPGSRVSIQLQIRYKHRKGQTMLRVITAERDVTDDSSAALSSLSLAIIQLNSSQASAALAVRGRFVDARREGELQRKLIERAIEHNSSAEDHQTYQEWVKTMEPIYNNIHNFTRRQSVVSDLQSLTDAGAALLYTMKHSNRKSISVKNKHKL